The genomic segment CAATGGATGTATTGGAAGCTGAGGTATGATTGCTTGACAAATTATGAAACGACTTTGATTTAATACCCATGGGACTTTTTAGCTCGGTGGTTGTTTTTTCGTTGACTGGACCACTGACTAAAGTTCTGTTCTTCGATGAGCCAATTCCACTATATGCAACAGTTGTAGCATTTAAATTCGTTTGGCGGGGTATCGATTTTTCCAATTCATCGGCGGATGTTGCTTTACTCACAGCGCTGAACTTGGTCAATCCACTTAAATATCGTGGTCGAGATAGTGAACGTGGTTTATTAGCCGTATTTACATCCGGCGCTACTGCATTTGTATTTGTAGAAGCGGGAGCAATATCGggtaaattttttacatttgcTTGTTTGTCTTTTGGTTTCTTAAAAGTTAAATAATTGGTATTAATTTTTGAAGTTGCCATACTGGTCTCTTCCGATTCCACCCCCGATTTATTGTTATTGAACATAGGCAAGCCAGTTTTATCACGTCTAGAAATTCTAGGATTTGATTCTTGTGAATCCTCGACAGCATCTGTGTTAACATTTAATTCAAAGTCATCGATACAAGGCACATTAAGTTCTAAACCAGATCGACCAGAACCATTGCCACTGCGGTTCTTGTTTATCTTTATAGTTTTGAAACgatctctatctctctctcgtTTTTCAGCAAGTTTGTATTGGGCCACAGGCGCCTCCCGCGTTTCACAGGGGGGCTGATTATTGGGATTCGTCTCATCAGGAGTCAACTCAGTCTTTTCTTGCACCATCTCCAGATTACTTTGAACGCTAACATTATCAGTCTCATTTATTAATTTCGGACGATTGTCattctcaaaattttctacaCCTTCGTCTTTATGAACAGTATATGACGACCCCAACGACACTTTTGAACCGTGTGCTGAACTGGTAAACAGTGTAGAGATATTAAAGTCATCGTACAGGCGGCTACGTCTACTCAGCAAGCGTTCGCAGCCATTGCTGCTGCTACTTGCAGAAGACATAGATAGCCCATTGGAGATTTTCGATTCACTTATATTACTAGTTACTGAATCTTTAAGAGGACTCCTTACTGCCGCGTCCATTGTTTCGGTCAAAGCATGTGGAGATTCTACAGAGGTTTCTTTTGATATTTTCAAGTCGCTTTTATCCCCTATATTCACTGTCATATTGAGATAGTCCTTGGAAGTCTGATCTTCATCGCCTAACAAGTCGGCGGATATTCGCATCATATCGCGCATGTCTTTGGCTTCGCGTGATATTTCCCGAGCATGTGATCTATCTTTGTTAGGTCCATAATTAAAGCGTTTTTTAATGGAATCTAAAGATTTCTTCATTTTTAATTGCTCAGCATTAAGTTCTACTCGGCTAAATTCATCCAGCATATGATCAAACTCTTCCTCATTATTGTTAGAAGCCAGCAGGTTTGCTTCTGCCTGGGCCAAATCCATTACATTCTTCATTTCCAATGACACGGGGCTCTGATTAAcgtagcaattcttttcgtATGTGCCGTTAGGATTTTGGATATTTTCGATCATTTCGACGGTGGCATTTAAAGGCAACTTGCCAGAAAAAGTATTGGTATTGATGGTGTTGTTGCCCTTGCCTGCTTTATGGTCATTTTCGAACGTATCATTCAATACTCTGGTAACGTTGTGTGGAAGAATCACAGTGGAAGCAATAATTGGGGAAATATTTACATCATCTACCATTTTCAGTGTGGGTGTATAATGCTGCTTGTTATAGCGGACACTCGTTGTCTGTGGTGTGGATTCGTAATATTTAAATGAAGTGGAATTTTTTTCCAAGCCTTCGGGTGTTTCGCAACGATTGTTTGGTGTTATATTCTCTTGGCAGTCAAAGGTGGAATTTTCTGCTTTTTCAACAGTTACACCAC from the Stomoxys calcitrans chromosome 1, idStoCalc2.1, whole genome shotgun sequence genome contains:
- the LOC106092946 gene encoding uncharacterized protein LOC106092946 isoform X1, with amino-acid sequence MDILDIDEALKDDSFIFLEDKTHDDISNILQQWKSNNYLPPSNNTQTHQQQEQHQVYKLDSRTFTRPKRKLIQNLDHQFTNAASASSQLPNLHNSQDESPMLNVEIGGLVTNMQKSFLHDVSPPSFSSMEASIDRMNNSLITSADFSNINFLQSTNSLDFGGTDINGHGEFDLMGKITCDGYTLSDMIRDRKALESLTMSSEGTLIKDMHIGQIDDMSLALSKTASGCSTMDNSTESVEAANRTMEILTNNQPFDLGGVLSGSGRGNSGSELNHTMVLTDEMIGDITYNLVENSMYGSVSSEPAINITQNLMKSQKSGFDIYPKSATELEQTVCLLTDGRQSGVTVEKAENSTFDCQENITPNNRCETPEGLEKNSTSFKYYESTPQTTSVRYNKQHYTPTLKMVDDVNISPIIASTVILPHNVTRVLNDTFENDHKAGKGNNTINTNTFSGKLPLNATVEMIENIQNPNGTYEKNCYVNQSPVSLEMKNVMDLAQAEANLLASNNNEEEFDHMLDEFSRVELNAEQLKMKKSLDSIKKRFNYGPNKDRSHAREISREAKDMRDMMRISADLLGDEDQTSKDYLNMTVNIGDKSDLKISKETSVESPHALTETMDAAVRSPLKDSVTSNISESKISNGLSMSSASSSSNGCERLLSRRSRLYDDFNISTLFTSSAHGSKVSLGSSYTVHKDEGVENFENDNRPKLINETDNVSVQSNLEMVQEKTELTPDETNPNNQPPCETREAPVAQYKLAEKRERDRDRFKTIKINKNRSGNGSGRSGLELNVPCIDDFELNVNTDAVEDSQESNPRISRRDKTGLPMFNNNKSGVESEETSMATSKINTNYLTFKKPKDKQANVKNLPDIAPASTNTNAVAPDVNTANKPRSLSRPRYLSGLTKFSAVSKATSADELEKSIPRQTNLNATTVAYSGIGSSKNRTLVSGPVNEKTTTELKSPMGIKSKSFHNLSSNHTSASNTSIGGDAGMPAPKTFGLRKPSAISTEKLAKINPTRNSVLINPSNSQHPQQKSEEGVFKVPKLVSGLRAPGGGNNLASNKRAGLIRPSSGFFSLTAKGLPQINMDADSDGRHSPTDSMSSASSRGSAQSLNKPLGIKAPSVNMSAASKTANTATALTKITIGSTGIPKPSALRPPTAIKRSGLPRPSSFVKTDK
- the LOC106092946 gene encoding uncharacterized protein LOC106092946 isoform X2, producing MDILDIDEALKDDSFIFLEDKTHDDISNILQQWKSNNYLPPSNNTQTHQQQEQHQVYKLDSRTFTRPKRKLIQNLDHQFTNAASASSQLPNLHNSQDESPMLNVEIGGLVTNMQKSFLHDVSPPSFSSMEASIDRMNNSLITSADFSNINFLQSTNSLDFGGTDINGHGEFDLMGKITCDGYTLSDMIRDRKALESLTMSSEGTLIKDMHIGQIDDMSLALSKTASGCSTMDNSTESVEAANRTMEILTNNQPFDLGGVLSGSGRGNSGSELNHTMVLTDEMIGDITYNLVENSMYGSVSSEPAINITQNLMKSQKSGFDIYPKSATELEQTVCLLTDGRQSGVTVEKAENSTFDCQENITPNNRCETPEGLEKNSTSFKYYESTPQTTSVRYNKQHYTPTLKMVDDVNISPIIASTVILPHNVTRVLNDTFENDHKAGKGNNTINTNTFSGKLPLNATVEMIENIQNPNGTYEKNCYVNQSPVSLEMKNVMDLAQAEANLLASNNNEEEFDHMLDEFSRVELNAEQLKMKKSLDSIKKRFNYGPNKDRSHAREISREAKDMRDMMRISADLLGDEDQTSKDYLNMTVNIGDKSDLKISKETSVESPHALTETMDAAVRSPLKDSVTSNISESKISNGLSMSSASSSSNGCERLLSRRSRLYDDFNISTLFTSSAHGSKVSLGSSYTVHKDEGVENFENDNRPKLINETDNVSVQSNLEMVQEKTELTPDETNPNNQPPCETREAPVAQYKLAEKRERDRDRFKTIKINKNRSGNGSGRSGLELNVPCIDDFELNVNTDAVEDSQESNPRISRRDKTGLPMFNNNKSGVESEETSMATSKINTNYLTFKKPKDKQANVKNLPDIAPASTNTNAVAPDVNTANKPRSLSRPRYLSGLTKFSAVSKATSADELEKSIPRQTNLNATTVAYSGIGSSKNRTLVSGPVNEKTTTELKSPMGIKSKSFHNLSSNHTSASNTSIGGDAGMPAPKTFGLRKPSAISTEKLAKINPTRNSVLINPSNSQHPQQTFYFPRRS